In Cryptomeria japonica chromosome 10, Sugi_1.0, whole genome shotgun sequence, a genomic segment contains:
- the LOC131068833 gene encoding LRR receptor kinase BAK1, which yields MNSRLNNNSLSGGIPMALTTVTALQVLDLSFNNLSGEVPSNGSFSLFTPISFNGNQFLCGPVAQKPCPGQPPFAPPPPFIPPPPVSGSNGKIQSSSSTGAIAGGVAAGAALLFAAPAIGFAWWRRRKPQEHFFDVPAEEDPEVHLGQLKRFSLRELQVATDGFSNRNILGRGGFGKVYKGRLADGSLVAVKRLKEERTPGGELQFQTEVEMISMAVHRNLLRLRGFCMTPTERLLVYPFMANGSVASCLRERQPNEPPLDWPTRKRIALGSARGLSYLHDHCDPKIIHRDVKAANILLDEEFEAVVGDFGLAKLMDYKDTHVTTAVRGTIGHIAPEYLSTGKSSEKTDVFGYGIMLLELITGQRAFDLARLANDDDVMLLDWVKGLLRERRLDMLVDPDLQNNYVEAEVEQLIQVALLCTQGSPMDRPKMSEVVRMLEGDGLAERWEEWQKVEVVRSQEVELVPHRNSEWIVDSTDNLHAVELSGPR from the exons ATGAATAGCCGGCTTAATAATAACAGCCTCTCAGGGGGGATTCCTATGGCATTGACAACTGTAACTGCCCTACAAGTCCT TGATCTTTCATTCAATAATCTCTCAGGAGAGGTTCCATCAAATGGATCATTTTCTCTATTTACTCCTATCAG TTTTAATGGAAATCAGTTTCTTTGTGGTCCAGTCGCACAGAAGCCATGCCCAGGACAACCTCCTTTCGCTCCTCCTCCTCCATTTATTCCACCTCCGCCAGTTTCTGGAAGCAATG gAAAGATTCAGAGCTCATCCAGCACAGGAGCCATTGCTGGGGGAGTAGCTGCTGGTGCTGCTCTATTATTTGCTGCTCCTGCAATTGGATTTGCCTGGTGGCGTCGTCGAAAGCCACAGGAACACTTCTTTGATGTACCTG CTGAGGAGGATCCAGAGGTACACTTAGGGCAACTCAAAAGGTTTTCATTGCGGGAACTCCAGGTTGCTACAGATGGTTTTAGTAACAGAAATATACTTGGCAGAGGTGGTTTTGGAAAGGTATATAAAGGGCGCCTTGCAGATGGATCCTTGGTGGCTGTAAAACGTCTGAAAGAAGAGCGTACTCCAGGTGGAGAGTTGCAGTTTCAGACAGAAGTGGAGATGATTAGCATGGCAGTACACAGGAATCTCCTTCGGCTACGTGGCTTCTGCATGACACCCACTGAACGGCTGCTTGTTTATCCCTTCATGGCTAATGGAAGTGTTGCTTCATGTCTTAGAG AGAGGCAACCAAATGAACCACCCCTAGATTGGCCAACTCGCAAGCGCATAGCATTGGGCTCTGCAAGAGGTCTTTCCTACTTACATGATCACTGTGATCCTAAGATTATTCACCGAGATGTAAAGGCAGCAAATATTTTactggatgaagaatttgaggcaGTGGTAGGAGATTTTGGACTAGCAAAGCTTATGGATTACAAGGACACACATGTTACAACAGCTGTCCGTGGCACCATTGGCCACATCGCACCTGAGTACCTATCCACAGGGAAGTCGTCAGAGAAGACGGATGTCTTTGGATATGGAATCATGCTTTTGGAACTCATCACAGGGCAGAGAGCATTTGACCTTGCCCGATTAGCAAATGATGATGATGTCATGTTGCTAGACTGG GTCAAAGGCCTGTTAAGAGAGAGAAGACTTGATATGCTGGTTGATCCTGATCTCCAGAACAATTATGTTGAGGCAGAAGTCGAACAGCTTATTCAAGTCGCACTACTTTGCACACAAGGGTCGCCAATGGATAGACCAAAGATGTCTGAAGTGGTACGCATGTTGGAAGGAGATGGTTTAGCTGAGAGGTGGGAAGAGTGGCAAAAGGTGGAAGTTGTGCGTAGCCAAGAAGTAGAGCTTGTTCCTCATAGAAATTCAGAATGGATTGTAGACTCTACAGATAATCTTCATGCAGTTGAATTGTCTGGTCCAAGATGA